From a single Miscanthus floridulus cultivar M001 chromosome 8, ASM1932011v1, whole genome shotgun sequence genomic region:
- the LOC136478335 gene encoding nicotinamide/nicotinic acid mononucleotide adenylyltransferase-like, with translation MEEVGVDVPLPREKLSAGPNSGRDGGSRGGVVLVATGSFNPPTYMHLRMFELAKDELEQRGYSVLGGYMSPVNDAYKKKDLLPAAHRIRFCELACKSSSFVMVDPWEAMQKGYQRTLTVLSRVRNLLCKDGVADQGSLKVMLLCGSDLLESFSTPGVWILDQVRTICKDFGVICIRREGKDVGKLIANSDILQECRDNVISVDEIVPNQISSSRVRDCIRRCLSIKYLTSDEVIEYIREHKLFMETEGVDTTLR, from the exons ATGGAGGAGGTCGGCGTGGACGTGCCTCTCCCGCGAGAGAAGCTCTCCGCTGGACCGAACAG CGGAAGGGACGGAGGAAGCCGAGGTGGCGTCGTGCTCGTGGCCACCGGGAGCTTCAATCCTCCCACGTACATGCACCTGCGCATGTTTG AGTTGGCAAAGGATGAACTCGAGCAGCGAGGTTATTCTGTGTTGGGTGGCTACATGTCTCCGGTGAATGATGCATATAAGAAGAAG GACCTCTTACCGGCTGCTCACCGAATTCGCTTTTGTGAACTTGCGTGCAAAAGCTCATCTTTTGTGATGGTTGATCCGTGGGAG GCAATGCAGAAAGGTTATCAGCGCACTTTGACCGTTCTTTCGAGAGTCCGAAACTTACTGTGCAAGGATGGTGTAGCTGACCAAG GTAGCCTGAAGGTAATGCTTTTATGTGGTTCTGACTTGCTCGAGTCATTCAGCACTCCAGGTGTTTGGATCCTAGACCAG GTCAGAACCATATGCAAGGACTTCGGTGTCATATGTATACGCCGAGAAGGAAAAGATGTTGGGAAGTTGATAGCCAACAGTGATATATTGCAAGAATGCAGG GATAACGTTATTTCGGTCGATGAGATTGTGCCAAATCAGATCAGTTCATCCAGAGTAAG AGACTGCATAAGAAGATGTCTATCGATAAAGTATCTTACTAGTGATGAAGTAATTGAATACATTAGAGAACACAAGCTGTTTATGGAAACGGAGGGCGTTGATACAACGTTGCGTTGA